From Daucus carota subsp. sativus chromosome 6, DH1 v3.0, whole genome shotgun sequence, the proteins below share one genomic window:
- the LOC108224638 gene encoding putative pentatricopeptide repeat-containing protein At1g12700, mitochondrial, which produces MRRLISSLSLSTRKPHFLLLYHLHHTQTKPTQSSPIAHLNPSPIDPLNYLLTFIPQIKALSENPRNKNALTSLDSLLGQAHFLDSAASLIVIQYLCEIKKLGRAKDVFLKLKSEGKLKDCILFSLVYDCLVANSGIHDVEVVWNELCGNDLKIDVCDYVVYVCKFCGREEIKGIFERVVMGGRVLRRESYGALIGALCRENEGELGKEVMRVMGGLGIEVDCFSYYVLFRCFCRNGNVDEADWVLRELVKREFYIDICVYGNFLYGLCKTGKFREAKKLFLRLTKQDGVGGYKNVDFLKEGRRVIFQLKCEDNVPNILAYESYFRSLCDIGRLDEAEVLLKKMMNSRIVPEICVYGSFIKALFAADRDKDAIRFLQVEKKKGLVKVDEIASYVIKGLCQKRKLDEAVRIFDETSVLGEFLNRTNICNCILGNYWKEGRSAEAENLFRRLKEGNYGLRDASTYEVMINGYCNQSNGVKALLLFQEMVDRKIIISCALYEVIIRALCSCGSLREALKYLNDMVESGNMVYSRRWKIFISSTFAALEHG; this is translated from the exons ATGAGAAGACTCATCTCTTCTCTGTCTCTCTCTACCAGAAAACCCCATTTTTTACTTCTGTATCACCTTCACCACACACAAACAAAGCCCACGCAGAGCTCCCCCATAGCCCATTTGAATCCGAGCCCAATAGACCCATTAAACTATCTCCTCACTTTCATCCCCCAAATCAAAGCTCTCTCAGAAAACCCAAGAAACAAGAATGCTCTCACTTCACTAGACTCACTTTTGGGCCAAGCCCATTTCTTGGATTCTGCTGCCTCACTGATTGTGATTCAGTATTTGTGTGAAATTAAGAAGCTTGGGAGGGCTAAAGATGTGTTCTTGAAGCTCAAGAGTGAGGGTAAGCTTAAAGATTGCATTTTGTTTAGTTTAGTGTATGATTGTTTGGTTGCTAATAGTGGAATTCATGATGTTGAGGTTGTGTGGAATGAGCTTTGTGGGAATGATTTAAAGATTGATGTTTGTGATTATGTTGTTTATGTGTGTAAGTTTTGTGGGCGTGAGGAAATTAAGGGTATTTTCGAGAGGGTTGTGATGGGAGGGAGGGTTTTGAGGAGGGAAAGCTATGGCGCATTGATTGGTGCTTTGTGTAGGGAGAATGAGGGGGAGTTGGGGAAAGAGGTTATGAGGGTGATGGGTGGTTTGGGGATTGAAGTTGATTGTTTTAGTTATTATGTTTTGTTTCGGTGTTTTTGTCGGAATGGGAATGTGGATGAAGCTGATTGGGTTTTGAGGGAATTGGTGAAGAGGGaattttatattgatatatgtgtgtatggGAATTTTTTGTATGGTCTTTGTAAAACGGGAAAATTTAGGGAGGCGAAGAAGTTGTTTCTTAGGTTGACGAAGCAGGATGGTGTGGGAGGGTATAAGAATGTGGATTTTTTGAAGGAGGGAAGAAGGGTGATCTTTCAGTTAAAGTGTGAGGATAATGTTCCGAATATATTGGCTTATGAATCATATTTTCGTTCTTTATGTGATATAGGGAGGCTTGATGAGGCTGAAGTGTTGTTGAAAAAGATGATGAATAGTAGAATTGTGCCCGAGATATGTGTGTATGGTTCGTTTATAAAGGCTCTTTTTGCTGCTGATCGAGATAAAGATGCAATAAGATTTCTTCAAGTTGAGAAGAAGAAAGGTCTAGTTAAAGTTGATGAGATTGCGAGTTATGTCATTAAGGGTTTGTGTCAGAAGAGGAAACTTGATGAGGCTGTGAGAATCTTTGACGAAACTTCTGTGCTCGGGGAATTTCTTAATCGTACAAATATTTGTAATTGTATACTAGGTAATTACTGGAAAGAAGGTAGATCGGCGGAGGCAGAGAACTTGTTTAGAAGGTTGAAGGAAGGTAACTACGGATTGCGTGATGCATCGACATACGAAGTCATGATTAATGGATATTGCAACCAAAGTAATGGTGTAAAGGCACTCCTCTTATTTCAAGAAATGGTGGATAGGAAAATCATTATTAGCTGTGCACTATATGAGGTAATAATTAGAGCCTTGTGTTCATGTGGAAGTCTAAGGGAAGCACTTAAATATTTGAATGATATGGTTGAAAGTGGAAACATGGTATATAGCAGGAGATGGAAGATATTTATTAGCTCAACATTTGCTGCATTGGAACATG GTTAA